GGAGCTTTTCTTATGTTTTCCCTTTTACCCATCTCCAAAAAATAAACCAAATTACCTTAAGAGACTTTTGAGTAGCACAAGGTAATCTTTAAGATGCCTTATAATCAAAAAGCGATGCTTTACCCTATTCCTTGCGTAAAATCCCATCCTTTCCCTAAGCTCTCTGTCTGAGAGAAGCTGCCTTGCTCTGTATGCAGTACCTTCTATGGTGTTTACCAGAAAGCCAGTTGTACCTTCTATAATCTGCCTTTTTATACCGCCTACATTGCCGCCTATAACAGGCTTTTGCTTCCACATGGCTTCGGAAACCACAAGTCCAAAGCCTTCCCTTATGGATTTTTGAAGGACTACCGTACTCGCACGCTGAAGTGCGTTTATCTCCAGATGGCTGTTGGGAGGAAGGTTTAGTACAAAAACATCCCTGTCATCCGCGGTGGCATTGAGCATCTCTCTGTAAACTTCTTCTCCTTCAGGATCGTCGCTGGCATAAGAGCCAGCCAGTATAAGCTGGCATGCATACTTGCTTTTTACCATCCTGTAAGCCTGATAAACACCTATAGGGTCCTTGAGCCTATCAAACCTTGAAACCTGCAAAAGTATGGGTCTTTGTGGGTCTATGCCAAACTTTTCCAGAGTTTGCAGGATAAAATCTCTGTCCAGCTCTATATTTTTGGGGTGAAGGGGGTCTATGGAAGGAGGGATTATGTAAGCAGGCACCTGGAGTTTCTGGTAAACAAACTCTGGTATGTGAAATACCGTAGCATCGTAAGCATTTACGAAAAGCTCTATAAAGTCCCAAGCTTTGGGGTCGGGCGTTGATGTATCTATATGACAGCGCCATACCCACTTTTGGTGCTTTTGCTTGTTTATCACCATGCCCATAGGCTGAGGGTCGTGTATGAAGACTACATGGTAGGTTTCTGTCTTTATACTGTTCAGGTTCTCGTAAGTGGTCCTCAGATATGTAGCCACTTCATGGCTCTCTATTCTGGAAAAACCGGGAAGGTGAAGCATGTTGTGGAGCTTTTTGGTAAAGCGAAAAAACTCCTCCGAACCCTTAAAAACCTCCCAGTGGGTCTCTATGCCTAAGGCGTTCATAAGTGGTACAAGCCTTGAAAGTATCTCTGCAACACCTCCACCTTCTCTTGTGGAGTTTATATGAAGCACCTTAAGGTTTTTTAAACTGCTTGCAAGGAGTCTTAGCTCCTCAATTGTCTCTCCGTCCGCATACTGGGCGTAGTCCTCAAGGTTTATCATGCGCTCAGCACCTCTATAATAAGCTCCTTTACCTCGTAAAGGTTCAAAGCGTAAACATCCAAGGCATCTATGGCTTCTGCCTTCTTGGCATAACCTTGACTGAGCAGCCACTCAGAGTAATCGTTTACAAGGCTTTTTTTATCTATTCTTGAAGTGATAAGGTGATAAAAAAGGGAAGAAATACCCAGGCTTTTTATGCCTTCCAGAAGCTCCTCAATGTTTGATGCGCATTTGCTCGTATCTATCACCTCCCTGTACACGCTCATGAAGTAAAAGGGCTGGAGAGGTCTTTTTACTTTCTCCTCAGAGCTCTCCGAAAGGAGAGCTAAAATGTCGTTTCTTAGAACCTCAAGATCATAGTAGCGCGTTGGGTCTATAGAAGATACCTTTTCCGCCAGCACCTCATAGCCGTTGGACGCGAGCCAGTAAGAAAAACTGTTAGGATAGTCGGTAGGTAAGTTGTGGTAATTGAAGAGATGGATGTAAAGATGATAAAGAAGACTTCCGCACGGCACAGCCCGAAGAGCTTGTATAAACTCCTGAAGGTTTTGTACCTTTATGCCTGTATAAACTGGCACCCAAACCTCTGTCTTAAAACAAAAGATATCAGCCATTTTCTACAAGATATTTTAATAGGTTTAGGGCATCTACCTGAGAGGCTAAATGATACCTGGCAAAGGAAGGAGCCACCCCCACTTTTATAGTTATAGCCTTCGGGGATAACGCTTTAAACATATCCTCGTCGGTAATGTCATCACCCATGGCCAGCACAAAATCACAGTTCTGGCAGAAAGATATGGCAGTTGTACCTTTATTTACACCTGCAGGACGCACCTCAATTACTTTATTTCCCGTAAGTATGCTAAGCTCCGTATTGGCTATTAGAGCTTTAAGCTCATCCACCAGCTCTGCAACTCTGAGAGAGGCCATCTCTGGGTCTGCGTTCCTGTAGTGAAAGGCTACGGTAAAATCCTTATCCTCTACAAAAGACTGAGGAAGTCTGTCCACATATGTATCCATGATGGTTCTTACTTTCTCTTTGAGTTCACTTTGGATATTACACCTGCTATCCCAGTCTCTCTTTGGCTCCTTTACCCAACAGCCGTGCTCTGCAACAAGGGTTATAGGTAGATTCCCAAACCACAGATGCAGCTGCTCCTTTTTTCTACCTGATATTAGCACCACCTGCGTATTTTCCAGCATGCCCAGTAGATAAAGTATGTCCTTTATCTCCTGAGTAGGTACAGCAAGCTGTGGCCTCTTTGCCAAAGGCACCAGCGTCCCGTCGTAGTCCACAAGAAGCAGCCTACTTTTGGCACTCCTAAACATGTCTTTAAGCTTGCGTGTGAGCCGGTCGCCGAGCTCCTTTGTCTTGAGCGTATCCCTTTTGGATGCTATCCCTTTAAGGGTTTCCAGAAACTCACTTCCCCACTTTAACACATCGTACCTTTTGAGTCTGTCCTGCATAATTCTTAATCTGCTTTCCTGTTCTTCAGGAGGCATCTCAAGAGCAAGCTCTATCGCTTTTGATAGCTCCTCTACTGAGTTGGGATTCACCACCAGCGCCTCACCCAGCTCTCTACTGCTCCCTGCAAACTCAGAAAGCACCAGAACACCCCTGAGGTCCCTTCGCGATGCTACAAACTCCTTTGCTATCAGGTTCATACCATCCTTTATAGGGGTCACCAGCAGTACATCGCTGGCTTTATAGTGTGCCACAAGGTCCTCCACAGACAGGGACTTGTAGTGATATAGCACAGGCACCCACTCCACGGACCCAAAAGTGCCGTTTATCTGGGCAACTTTTTCCTCAATTTGGCGCTTCATACTTTGATACTGCTCCACCCCTTCCCTTGAAGGTACCACATTCAGAATAAGAACCACCTTCCCCCTCCAGTCTTCCCTCCTTCGCAAAAAGTCTTCAAAAGCTAAAAGCCTGTTGTATATGCCTTTTGTGTAATCAAGCCTATCTACGGAGAAAACTATTTTCTTATTACCCAGAGCCTGCTTTATAGCCTTTGTCTTCTTACTAACGCCCTTTATAGAGTTGAAAAGCTCAAAATCTATACCCATCGGGAATGTATCCACCTTTAGCAGTCTGTCCAAATACACCAGCTCCCCCATACTGTGCTCTATGCCTAAGATTCTTGAGAGACTTCTAAGAAAATTAATCGTATACTCGTAGGTATGAAAGCCGATAAGGTCAGCTCCCAAGAGCCCCTCCAGAATCTCCCTCCTCCAAGGAAACTGAGCATATATCTCCGGAGGTGGGAAAGGTATGTGAAGAAAAAAGCCTATCTTTGCCTCCGGATGGACCTCCCTGAGCATGCCGGGCAGAAGCATAAGATGGTAGTCATGAATCCATATTTGAGTTTCTTTGCCCACTTCAAGGTTTTCTAGCAGGGTCTTCAGAAATATGCGGTTTACCTCTATGTAGCTCTCCCATGTGCTTTTTTCGTAGGTTGCGAGAGTAGGCATACTGTGAAAAAGAGGCCAAAGAGTCCTGTTGCAAAAGCCGTTGTAAAACTTGTTCATAATCTTCTCAGGCACATAAGCAGGCAAACACCTATGTTTATTGAGTAGGAGTTCCTTTATCTTCTGTACATCCTTTTTTCTTAAGTTGGAACCACCCCAGCCCATCCACACCCAATCAGAGATGCGTGCCTTTTTGATAAAAGTCTCTATGCCTGATACCAATCCACCAGGACTCCTCTCAAACTTTACAGGGTCAAGACTCTTAACCGTTACAGGAAGCCTGTTGGCAATTACCACCAACCTCATGCCATAAGTATAGCATAGAGGTGCGGTATAATTACCGTATGGTCTACATGTTGATGTTTATGTTGTTTAGTGTTGGCTTTTCTAATGAGGTGGAAAAGATAATGAGTAAGAATGTCTTTCCTCAACTTTCCAAGGTGGGAGGGGATGCTCAGAAACAGCCATTGGGGTATGTAAAGGTGGGCAAAAGAGGTTATGTATTTTACGAGGATCAGGGGAAGTTAAGGCGTGTACCTTTTGGGAGCAATATACTAGACATAAGGGGGAGTAAGATGTATATAAAGGAGGATGGAAAGATAAAGGTGGAGGAGTTTAGGTTTGCCAGAAGGGGGGCTACCACAAATGCGCAACAGCCTCAGAACTTACCACCTTTGAGGGAACTTCTGGAGGGTGGCAAGAGCAACTGATGGAGATAGAAGAGCTAAAAAAGATACAGCAGGAGTGTGCAAAAAAGGTAATTCAAAGGGACGATTTTGAAAAGCTTATCACTGTTGGTGGCATAGACCTCACCTTTGAAGACATAAAGAGCAATCCCACTAAAGCTTGGGCATCCATAGTAATAGTTGATATAAACACTCTAAAGCCTGTGTATGAGGATGTGGTAGAAGGCCTTGTGGACTTTCCTTACATACCTACCTTTTTGGCTTTCAGGGAGCTACCTCTTATGCTTGAACTTTACCAAAAGATAAAAATAAAACCTGATGTTTATTTTATAGATGGTCAGGGCGTAGCTCATCCCAGAGGGTGCGGTATAGCCTCCCACTTTGGTGTAGCCACAAACAGCGTAAGCATTGGTGTGGCAAAGACCAAGCTCTTTGGCTACTACAAAGAGCCGGAAGAAAAGAGGGGAAGCTACTCTTATTTAACATATAAGGGCAGTATAGTGGGGGCTGTGCTGAGAACCAAAGACAGAACGGAGCCTGTTTATGTTTCTGTAGGGCACAGAATAAGCTTGAAAAAGGCTATTGAGCTTGTGCTAAGAACTTCCA
The DNA window shown above is from Hydrogenobacter thermophilus TK-6 and carries:
- a CDS encoding glycosyltransferase, which gives rise to MINLEDYAQYADGETIEELRLLASSLKNLKVLHINSTREGGGVAEILSRLVPLMNALGIETHWEVFKGSEEFFRFTKKLHNMLHLPGFSRIESHEVATYLRTTYENLNSIKTETYHVVFIHDPQPMGMVINKQKHQKWVWRCHIDTSTPDPKAWDFIELFVNAYDATVFHIPEFVYQKLQVPAYIIPPSIDPLHPKNIELDRDFILQTLEKFGIDPQRPILLQVSRFDRLKDPIGVYQAYRMVKSKYACQLILAGSYASDDPEGEEVYREMLNATADDRDVFVLNLPPNSHLEINALQRASTVVLQKSIREGFGLVVSEAMWKQKPVIGGNVGGIKRQIIEGTTGFLVNTIEGTAYRARQLLSDRELRERMGFYARNRVKHRFLIIRHLKDYLVLLKSLLR
- a CDS encoding bifunctional alpha,alpha-trehalose-phosphate synthase (UDP-forming)/trehalose-phosphatase translates to MRLVVIANRLPVTVKSLDPVKFERSPGGLVSGIETFIKKARISDWVWMGWGGSNLRKKDVQKIKELLLNKHRCLPAYVPEKIMNKFYNGFCNRTLWPLFHSMPTLATYEKSTWESYIEVNRIFLKTLLENLEVGKETQIWIHDYHLMLLPGMLREVHPEAKIGFFLHIPFPPPEIYAQFPWRREILEGLLGADLIGFHTYEYTINFLRSLSRILGIEHSMGELVYLDRLLKVDTFPMGIDFELFNSIKGVSKKTKAIKQALGNKKIVFSVDRLDYTKGIYNRLLAFEDFLRRREDWRGKVVLILNVVPSREGVEQYQSMKRQIEEKVAQINGTFGSVEWVPVLYHYKSLSVEDLVAHYKASDVLLVTPIKDGMNLIAKEFVASRRDLRGVLVLSEFAGSSRELGEALVVNPNSVEELSKAIELALEMPPEEQESRLRIMQDRLKRYDVLKWGSEFLETLKGIASKRDTLKTKELGDRLTRKLKDMFRSAKSRLLLVDYDGTLVPLAKRPQLAVPTQEIKDILYLLGMLENTQVVLISGRKKEQLHLWFGNLPITLVAEHGCWVKEPKRDWDSRCNIQSELKEKVRTIMDTYVDRLPQSFVEDKDFTVAFHYRNADPEMASLRVAELVDELKALIANTELSILTGNKVIEVRPAGVNKGTTAISFCQNCDFVLAMGDDITDEDMFKALSPKAITIKVGVAPSFARYHLASQVDALNLLKYLVENG
- a CDS encoding DUF5752 family protein, with the protein product MADIFCFKTEVWVPVYTGIKVQNLQEFIQALRAVPCGSLLYHLYIHLFNYHNLPTDYPNSFSYWLASNGYEVLAEKVSSIDPTRYYDLEVLRNDILALLSESSEEKVKRPLQPFYFMSVYREVIDTSKCASNIEELLEGIKSLGISSLFYHLITSRIDKKSLVNDYSEWLLSQGYAKKAEAIDALDVYALNLYEVKELIIEVLSA
- a CDS encoding endonuclease V is translated as MEIEELKKIQQECAKKVIQRDDFEKLITVGGIDLTFEDIKSNPTKAWASIVIVDINTLKPVYEDVVEGLVDFPYIPTFLAFRELPLMLELYQKIKIKPDVYFIDGQGVAHPRGCGIASHFGVATNSVSIGVAKTKLFGYYKEPEEKRGSYSYLTYKGSIVGAVLRTKDRTEPVYVSVGHRISLKKAIELVLRTSIYRIPEPTRLAHNLLQKVRKRLY